In a single window of the Rhizoctonia solani chromosome 16, complete sequence genome:
- a CDS encoding Retrotransposon-derived protein PEG10, giving the protein MELEPTLTTLLEAITALTATVGSLQDQIKLQSQELIQLKAICKETADLLGDKDQGGGQTQPGPLTGPITPPTQTGGEAHSPATVRPGLKAPFRPSRGTGYDSEEEEDRRAPKREPCDTPRRNLSSLTPFDLGSSVKQPKMELPNPYKGDTRGRKATQWLDRMLLWVALHRDQFDEEEQMVVWILYHMTDKAADWALPLIGTIIKGEGNPPTTIPALTAKFKEAFADPDAKRAAARKIAALTQTTTTSEYVTEFRNLMAELDWNTEAYIAQFTRGLHWKVKELLSTKDNIPDNNLKAIFAASVKIDNTCWENEENQPKKASAKSPVTATTSTTTTTQRVRLSEDPNYVTPEERDRRHASGLCVKCGQKGHGIKQCPNGWKAKIGQEELEKE; this is encoded by the coding sequence ATGGAACTGGAGCCGACCCTTAccactctccttgaggctatcacagccctcaccgccactgttgggtccttgcaggaccaaatcaaattGCAAAGCCAAGAGCTCATccagctcaaggccatatgcaaggaaaccgccgaCCTACTTggcgacaaggaccaaggaggaggccaaacccagcctggcccattgactgggcctatcacccctcctactcAGACaggaggagaagcccacTCTCCAgcaacggttaggcctgggctcaaggcccccttccgcccttcaagaggaacagggtatgactcagaagaagaggaggacaGGCGAGCCCCCAAAAGGGAACCTTGCGACACGCCTAGGCGGAacctcagctcccttaccccctttgacttggggtccagtgtaaagcaacccaagatggaactCCCCAACCCTTACAAGGGTGATACCAGAGGTCGTAAGGCTACCCAGTGGCTTGACAGGATGCTACTCTGGGTTGCTCTTCACAGGGATCAatttgatgaggaggagcagatggtcgtgtggatactctaccacatgacagacaaagcAGCCGATTGGGCGCTCCCCCTTATTGgaaccatcatcaagggtgAGGGTAACCCGccaaccaccatcccggccttaacagccaaattcaaggaggcatttgccgACCCAGACGCCAAGAGAGCCGCCGCCAGGAAGATAgctgcgcttactcagacaaccaccacgtctgagtatgtcactgagttccgcaaccttatggcggaacttgattggaacactgaggcatatattgcccagttcacgcgtggtcttcactggaaggtgaaggaactcctgtccacaaaggacaatatcccagacaacaacctcaaggccatattcgccgcctcggtcaaaattgataacacttgttgggaaaatgaggagaaccaaCCCAAGAAAGCctctgccaagtccccggtcaccgcgaccacttccaccactaccaccacccaacgggtccgcctctctgaggaccccaactacgttacaccggaagaaagggaccgccgccacgcgtctggcctttgtgtcaagtgcggtcagaaAGGACATGgtatcaaacaatgccctaatggatggaaggccaAAATTGGACAGGAGGagttggaaaaagagtaa